One part of the Anaeromyxobacter sp. Fw109-5 genome encodes these proteins:
- a CDS encoding HAD-IC family P-type ATPase, giving the protein MSETTTTPRGATHTPALAWHALASAEALARLGTSEAGLVPQEAADRLARCGPNLLARDEGPGPIRILLRQLHEPIVYLLLASSALAMALGKPVDGAVVLGAVVVNALIGFVQEYRAGRAIAALSRMVPDVATVVRGGRRLSVPAAELVPGDVVVLASGDRVPADARVLSARQLHADEAALTGESLPVAKHVEPANADAPLGDRRSLLYGGTHVTSGSGMAVVVATGGATELGRISALLGQVIELQTPLTRALGRVGRWLTVGVVALGLALLAVGLLRGYSLADGLLVAVTIAVAAIPEGLPAIITIALAIGVQRMARRRAVVRHLPSVETLGSTTVICTDKTGTLTRNEMTVQQVWTPVAQYDVSGVGYAPEGVVSRAGVEVGQPPEELAAALRAAALCNDASLHAKEGAWAVAGDPTEGALVVAAEKAGLAVDDLRRDWPRLDAIPFESERQYMATLHALPSARAVQRAPAGASIFVKGAPEVVLARCALPEGADAVLGEVHALARQGMRVLALAHRRADGATALHEEDVRDLTFLGLAGMIDPPRPEAVAAIAACHGAGVAVKMITGDHRGTAEAIGARLGLLGPGQRALTGAELGALDGAALRRAAHEVNVFARVAPEHKLRLVRALQEEGHVVAMTGDGVNDAPALKQADIGVAMGITGTAVAKEASDVVLADDHFATISAAVEEGRRTYDNLVKALAFVLPTNLGLGAILVVAVLFFPLHEVGGALEPLLPILPTQLLWVNLVASVALALPLAFEVKERDVMRRPPRDPGAPVLGAFVVARTVLVAFLMAGAAVGLFLWEYRREAPLVGHAVALAEARTMAVTTVVFFQAFYLLNCRSLRESAFRIGFFSNRMVFVGIAALAALQVAFIYLPPLQSVFGTAALVPRDVALAALAGAVVLPVVSVEKLLRARAAARVSRPPARPRPDLARAAP; this is encoded by the coding sequence ATGAGCGAGACGACGACCACTCCCCGAGGCGCCACCCACACCCCCGCGCTCGCGTGGCACGCGCTGGCCTCCGCCGAGGCGCTCGCGCGGCTCGGTACCTCCGAGGCCGGGCTCGTCCCCCAGGAGGCGGCCGACCGGCTCGCCCGCTGCGGACCGAACCTCCTCGCGCGGGACGAGGGGCCGGGGCCGATCCGGATCCTGCTCCGGCAGCTGCACGAGCCCATCGTCTATCTCCTCCTCGCCTCCAGCGCGCTGGCGATGGCGCTCGGGAAGCCGGTGGACGGAGCCGTCGTGCTGGGCGCGGTGGTGGTGAACGCCCTCATCGGCTTCGTGCAGGAGTATCGCGCCGGCCGCGCCATCGCGGCGCTCTCGCGCATGGTCCCCGACGTCGCCACGGTGGTGCGCGGCGGGCGCCGCCTCAGCGTCCCCGCCGCGGAGCTCGTGCCCGGAGACGTCGTGGTGCTCGCCTCCGGCGACCGCGTCCCTGCCGACGCCCGCGTCCTGTCCGCGCGCCAGCTGCACGCGGACGAGGCGGCGCTCACCGGCGAGTCCCTCCCCGTCGCGAAGCACGTCGAGCCCGCGAACGCGGACGCGCCGCTCGGCGACCGAAGGAGCCTGCTCTACGGCGGGACGCACGTGACCTCCGGTAGCGGGATGGCGGTGGTGGTCGCGACCGGGGGCGCGACCGAGCTCGGCCGGATCTCCGCCCTGCTCGGCCAGGTGATCGAGCTGCAGACGCCGCTCACGCGAGCCCTCGGGCGCGTCGGGCGGTGGCTCACGGTCGGCGTCGTCGCGCTCGGCCTCGCGCTCCTCGCCGTCGGCCTGCTGCGCGGCTACTCCCTCGCGGACGGGCTCCTCGTCGCCGTCACCATCGCGGTCGCGGCCATCCCGGAGGGCCTCCCCGCGATCATCACCATCGCGCTCGCGATCGGCGTGCAGCGCATGGCGCGCCGTCGCGCGGTCGTCCGCCACCTCCCGTCCGTCGAGACCCTCGGCTCCACCACCGTCATCTGCACCGACAAGACCGGCACGCTCACGCGCAACGAGATGACCGTGCAGCAGGTGTGGACGCCCGTCGCGCAGTACGACGTCTCCGGGGTCGGCTACGCGCCAGAGGGGGTCGTCAGCCGCGCGGGCGTCGAGGTCGGGCAGCCCCCCGAGGAGCTCGCGGCGGCGCTCCGGGCCGCGGCGCTCTGCAACGACGCGTCGCTGCACGCGAAGGAAGGCGCCTGGGCGGTGGCGGGTGACCCGACGGAGGGCGCGCTCGTCGTCGCCGCCGAGAAGGCGGGGCTCGCGGTCGACGACCTGCGCCGGGACTGGCCGAGGCTCGACGCGATCCCCTTCGAGTCGGAGCGGCAGTACATGGCGACCCTGCACGCCCTCCCCTCGGCTCGGGCGGTGCAGCGGGCGCCCGCCGGCGCCTCGATCTTCGTGAAAGGCGCGCCGGAGGTGGTCCTCGCGCGCTGCGCGCTGCCGGAGGGCGCGGACGCGGTGCTCGGCGAGGTCCACGCGCTCGCGCGCCAGGGCATGCGCGTCCTCGCGCTCGCCCACCGCCGCGCGGACGGAGCGACCGCGCTCCACGAGGAGGACGTCCGCGACCTGACCTTCCTCGGGCTCGCCGGCATGATCGATCCGCCGCGGCCGGAGGCGGTCGCCGCGATCGCCGCCTGCCACGGCGCGGGCGTCGCCGTGAAGATGATCACCGGAGACCACCGGGGGACGGCGGAGGCCATCGGGGCGCGCCTCGGCCTGCTCGGGCCCGGCCAGCGCGCCCTCACCGGCGCCGAGCTCGGCGCCCTCGACGGCGCCGCGCTACGTCGCGCCGCGCACGAGGTGAACGTGTTCGCCCGCGTCGCGCCCGAGCACAAGCTGCGGCTCGTGCGCGCGCTGCAGGAGGAGGGGCACGTCGTCGCGATGACCGGCGACGGCGTGAACGACGCTCCCGCGCTGAAGCAGGCGGACATCGGCGTCGCCATGGGCATCACCGGCACGGCGGTGGCGAAGGAGGCCTCGGACGTCGTGCTCGCCGACGATCACTTCGCGACCATCTCCGCGGCCGTCGAGGAGGGCCGGCGCACCTACGACAACCTCGTCAAGGCGCTCGCGTTCGTGCTGCCGACGAACCTGGGGCTCGGGGCCATCCTCGTGGTGGCGGTGCTGTTCTTCCCGCTGCACGAGGTGGGGGGCGCGCTCGAGCCGCTCCTGCCCATCCTGCCCACGCAGCTCCTGTGGGTGAACCTCGTCGCCTCGGTGGCGCTCGCGCTGCCGCTCGCCTTCGAGGTGAAGGAGCGGGACGTGATGCGGCGTCCCCCGCGCGACCCCGGCGCGCCGGTGCTCGGGGCGTTCGTGGTCGCGCGCACCGTGCTGGTCGCCTTCCTCATGGCGGGGGCCGCGGTGGGGCTCTTCCTGTGGGAGTACCGGCGCGAGGCGCCGCTCGTGGGGCACGCGGTCGCGCTCGCCGAGGCGCGTACGATGGCGGTCACGACGGTCGTCTTCTTCCAGGCGTTCTACCTCCTCAACTGCCGCTCGCTCCGCGAGTCCGCCTTCCGGATCGGCTTCTTCTCGAACCGGATGGTCTTCGTCGGCATCGCCGCGCTCGCGGCGCTGCAGGTCGCCTTCATCTACCTGCCGCCGCTGCAGTCGGTGTTCGGGACCGCCGCGCTGGTCCCCCGCGACGTCGCCCTCGCGGCGCTGGCCGGCGCGGTGGTGCTGCCGGTGGTCTCCGTGGAGAAGCTGCTCCGCGCCCGCGCCGCTGCCCGGGTCAGCCGCCCGCCGGCGCGTCCGCGGCCTGACCTGGCGCGCGCGGCGCCCTGA
- a CDS encoding SDR family NAD(P)-dependent oxidoreductase has product MEPLQGRVALVTGGGRGIGRAIALALARAGADVAVAARTVPEIEAVAAEIAALGRKTHFFPLDLSDRARLAVAPREVEARLGPVDVLVNNAGMHGSAPVHRLDDALWDGILAVDLTGPFVLARACLPGMYERRFGRVINIASVAGKIGLKYGAAYSAAKHGLIGLTRSLALEGARKGVTANAICPSWTETRMMEEAASGIAASTGRTRAEAREAMLRDNPLGRAALPEEVADVAVLLASNGAITGQAIHVDGGEVMA; this is encoded by the coding sequence ATGGAGCCCTTGCAGGGACGCGTCGCGCTCGTGACCGGTGGCGGGCGCGGGATCGGTCGCGCGATCGCCCTCGCGCTGGCGCGGGCCGGAGCGGACGTGGCGGTCGCCGCCAGGACGGTCCCGGAGATCGAGGCGGTCGCGGCGGAGATCGCGGCGCTGGGGCGGAAGACGCACTTCTTCCCGCTCGACCTGTCGGACCGGGCGCGCCTCGCCGTGGCGCCGCGGGAGGTCGAGGCGCGGCTCGGACCGGTCGACGTGCTCGTGAACAACGCCGGCATGCACGGCAGCGCGCCGGTGCACCGGCTCGACGACGCCCTGTGGGACGGGATCCTGGCGGTGGATCTCACCGGCCCCTTCGTCCTCGCCCGCGCCTGCCTGCCCGGGATGTACGAGCGGCGCTTCGGGCGCGTGATCAACATCGCCTCCGTGGCCGGCAAGATCGGGCTGAAGTACGGCGCCGCCTACTCGGCCGCGAAGCACGGCCTCATCGGGCTCACCCGCAGCCTCGCGCTCGAGGGCGCGCGCAAGGGGGTGACGGCGAACGCGATCTGCCCGAGCTGGACCGAGACGCGCATGATGGAGGAGGCGGCGAGCGGGATCGCCGCCTCCACCGGCCGGACGCGGGCGGAGGCGCGCGAGGCGATGCTGCGCGACAACCCGCTCGGCCGCGCCGCGCTGCCGGAGGAGGTGGCGGACGTCGCGGTGCTGCTCGCGTCGAACGGCGCGATCACCGGCCAGGCGATCCACGTCGACGGCGGCGAGGTGATGGCCTGA
- a CDS encoding TrpB-like pyridoxal phosphate-dependent enzyme translates to MQQTKYLLGEDRIPTHWYNVVADLPAPPAPVLHPATGKPVTPADMLPLFPAPILEQEMSSTRWIPIPEEIRQIYALWRPSPLFRARRLEAALGTPARIYYKYEGVSPAGSHKPNTAVPQAYYNKLAGTKRIATETGAGQWGSSMALACQMYGLECTVYMVKVSFQQKPYRKSMMQLWGAEVVPSPSPRTAAGRAILAKDPESQGSLGIAISEAVEDAVSREDTRYALGSVLNHVCLHQTVIGLEAKEQLALAGDYPDVVIAAHGGGSNFAGVGFPFIADKAAGKQVRVVAMEPSSCPTLTKGVYAFDYGDTAKMAPITKMYTLGHDFMPPGIHAGGLRYHGASPLVSQLVHHGLVEARAVGQLACFEAATLFARTEAIIPAPESSHAIRGAVDEALRAKEEGKARVILFNLSGHGHVDMAAYDAYFAGQLEDFEYPAESVAASLENLPKVKL, encoded by the coding sequence ATGCAGCAGACCAAGTACCTCCTTGGCGAGGACCGCATCCCCACCCACTGGTACAACGTGGTGGCGGATCTGCCCGCGCCGCCCGCGCCCGTGCTCCACCCCGCCACCGGCAAGCCGGTGACCCCCGCGGACATGCTCCCGCTCTTCCCCGCGCCGATCCTCGAGCAGGAGATGTCGAGCACGCGCTGGATCCCGATCCCCGAGGAGATCCGGCAGATCTACGCCCTCTGGCGCCCCTCGCCGCTCTTCCGCGCGCGCCGGCTCGAGGCGGCGCTGGGGACCCCCGCCCGCATCTACTACAAGTACGAGGGCGTCTCGCCCGCCGGCTCGCACAAGCCGAACACCGCGGTGCCGCAGGCCTACTACAACAAGCTCGCGGGCACGAAGCGGATCGCCACGGAGACCGGCGCCGGCCAGTGGGGCAGCTCGATGGCGCTCGCGTGCCAGATGTACGGCCTCGAGTGCACGGTCTACATGGTGAAGGTCTCGTTCCAGCAGAAGCCCTACCGCAAGAGCATGATGCAGCTGTGGGGAGCGGAGGTCGTGCCATCGCCCTCCCCCCGCACCGCGGCCGGCCGCGCGATCCTGGCGAAGGACCCCGAGAGCCAGGGGTCGCTCGGGATCGCGATCTCCGAGGCGGTCGAGGACGCCGTCTCCCGGGAGGACACCCGCTACGCGCTCGGCAGCGTGCTGAACCACGTCTGCCTGCACCAGACCGTGATCGGGCTCGAGGCGAAGGAGCAGCTCGCCCTCGCGGGCGACTACCCGGACGTCGTGATCGCGGCGCACGGCGGCGGCTCGAACTTCGCGGGCGTGGGCTTCCCCTTCATCGCCGACAAGGCCGCCGGGAAGCAGGTCCGCGTGGTGGCCATGGAGCCGTCGTCCTGCCCGACGCTGACGAAGGGCGTCTACGCCTTCGACTACGGTGACACGGCGAAGATGGCGCCCATCACCAAGATGTACACGCTCGGTCACGACTTCATGCCCCCCGGCATCCACGCGGGCGGCCTGCGCTACCACGGCGCGTCGCCGCTCGTGTCACAGCTCGTGCACCACGGGCTCGTCGAGGCGCGCGCGGTGGGCCAGCTCGCCTGCTTCGAGGCGGCCACGCTCTTCGCCCGGACCGAGGCGATCATCCCCGCGCCCGAGTCGTCGCACGCCATCCGCGGCGCGGTGGACGAGGCGCTGCGCGCGAAGGAGGAGGGGAAGGCCCGCGTCATCCTCTTCAACCTGTCCGGCCACGGACACGTCGACATGGCGGCCTACGACGCCTACTTCGCGGGGCAGCTCGAGGACTTCGAGTACCCGGCGGAGAGCGTCGCGGCCTCGCTCGAGAACCTCCCGAAGGTGAAGCTCTAG